The DNA segment TGCCCGAGCATTCGTCTATTATCTTTTTGAATAGATCAAAATTCATATATCCGGTTTTTCGCGTCATATTCACATGCGGGCACATAATACATTTCAAATTACATGCATTGGTAAGTTCTATTTGCAAGTACTTTGGGAATTCCTTTACATACAAAGAGCCGTTCATATAATTTTGAAACATGGCATTCTGTTCGTCATTTAACATCGCATTTTTAGCCGTGCCGGAGGTTTTTTTTAGAGGAAATTTTTTTTTCTGTTTTCTTCTTAACCAAAGGGACAAAAGGCGGCGTTTTTCCGGGCTGATACTATTTATAGATATGTTGTCTGTGTTCATTTTTTATTATTTTTTCAATTTATTATATTTTTAATCCTGACGCCGAGCTTTCTCGAATCGTCGCCCATCTCTTTCTCCTTAGGCGTCCAGTCATGATCCAGACGGAATTCATATCGTAAAAGTCTGCCTTTATAGTTGTCCGGGGTTTTAAGGAAAATTTCCGTTTCTTCTGAAATAGCGAATATGCCCACGTCCTTTTGAAACAACTTGACTTTCATTTGTAATGTTCCATGGTCAGGGTTTTCATTGCAAAAGACAAACCGCACATCCCTGAATCTGTCCTGCACAGGGAATTCAAATTCTTTTTGGGTCCATATTGTCTGAAAATCAGGAGGCTCAAATCCATAATTCCCTTTGCTGGAATAATATTGTGTTAATAGAATAGAAGGATTAAATCTGATGTGAATGGGGATATGCCCCACACTATCCGGCGCATTGAGGCTGAGAAAAGAGCAGGTCTTACAAAGCTCCACAGCATGCCGTTTCATCTCCTTGTGTAATTTTCTAAAAGATCGCATTCTTTGGGAGTTCCATATCTCCCTTAAAGACGAATCTTTGATATTGCCATAAATATATTTAAAATCATAATCAAAGCAGCAGGGCGCCACATTCCCATCCCATCCCACAACCAGCATTCTCCATGGCTCCGGGCAAGTGGTTTTATGGGTTAACGCGGCCCTGTCAACAAAGCCGATGCCGTCTATGTCATCGACCTGACCGCCAAGATCCTCAAGCGGTTTTACCAGAACTTTTACACCGCTCCCCACCTCCCATTCTTTTTTGAACGCGCCTATTTCATCTGTGTTCCGATCCATCTTGATAATCTGACAACATATATTCAGATCCGATTCCGTTATTTTGTGTTTGTATAACAACTCATTTACACTGTTCATCACCTTTTTAAAATCGCCGCTGACACGAATTTTTTCATAATTGCTTT comes from the Candidatus Desulfarcum epimagneticum genome and includes:
- a CDS encoding conserved hypothetical protein (Evidence 4 : Unknown function but conserved in other organisms) → MPDSKSILHKLTPGKRALLAARIKKKSRKQSYIKKIPSVSENAMLSEKQNSSFQSYINGVLYVKEFPRYLHIELTNACNLKCIMCPHKTMTRKTGYMDFDLFKKVIDESSGNVDFICLYFYGESFLHKKIFEFIEYASGRGITLNLSTNATLLSPGVIDQLLQSKLDCLVLSIDSLTKSNYEKIRVSGDFKKVMNSVNELLYKHKITESDLNICCQIIKMDRNTDEIGAFKKEWEVGSGVKVLVKPLEDLGGQVDDIDGIGFVDRAALTHKTTCPEPWRMLVVGWDGNVAPCCFDYDFKYIYGNIKDSSLREIWNSQRMRSFRKLHKEMKRHAVELCKTCSFLSLNAPDSVGHIPIHIRFNPSILLTQYYSSKGNYGFEPPDFQTIWTQKEFEFPVQDRFRDVRFVFCNENPDHGTLQMKVKLFQKDVGIFAISEETEIFLKTPDNYKGRLLRYEFRLDHDWTPKEKEMGDDSRKLGVRIKNIIN